A genomic segment from Streptomyces sp. NBC_01233 encodes:
- a CDS encoding nucleotidyltransferase domain-containing protein: MPIQHSSDMHPVSVAFSGPDNTGKTKQIGILARRMGPTATSAGPLDHYDPRWATIKADGMAGWWFETGPVEEVTDVLATSYLERSRRPFSAPVRLLDRGIPMLEASVAATVAVRENLGTAQAADRARLLLSPYETDLRAAEEDEYALVLLHCDDPEEGARRSLTHEVTVTDTYAAYQRHLHEQINRLVNDGRFPMSIRIGDRPTITIQDEVRRLLAPLHPSVPSRALAGVHVTALGGMSESGKSTAGEYLRTHHGHARLKIGHLIADAASRAGIPDPYRLGSVVQAELIVDALDRFCQAHHFLDSVSIESLHDFDSTAELARMLGSQLTIAYLDASEATRTRRGTAGAQDVADRDVVKSARGADKIASIAHEIIGNDGPRLELERRLDRIALDRRWPEHQPSTMPVNALGLPVHLESYLAEFLDRTTGPQPLVDLLAVTGSGARGKYQHGWSDLDVFVVADASSLGGIRQVLAELEAELGGVKLGMTVLTRAECRAGAVTSRLLHVLALIGSGALVPLWSAPGLALPAPDAATDIDVSLRDGIQAAIEIRRQLLKGAPDLRDLYKVTALLAKIQLRFSGIECPSDSDALTVLLDAKRQDTSAVTTARTERPAAEALATLVLQSWLDTLPGERR; the protein is encoded by the coding sequence ATGCCTATCCAGCACAGCAGCGACATGCACCCGGTCTCGGTCGCGTTCAGCGGCCCCGACAACACCGGGAAGACCAAGCAGATCGGAATCCTTGCCCGGCGTATGGGCCCGACCGCGACCTCCGCCGGCCCGCTCGACCACTACGACCCGCGCTGGGCCACCATCAAGGCCGACGGCATGGCCGGCTGGTGGTTCGAGACCGGCCCGGTCGAGGAGGTCACCGACGTCCTCGCCACCTCCTACCTCGAACGCTCCCGGCGCCCCTTCTCCGCGCCGGTGCGCTTGCTGGACCGGGGCATCCCCATGCTGGAGGCGTCCGTGGCGGCGACGGTTGCGGTACGGGAGAACCTGGGCACCGCGCAGGCCGCGGACCGGGCCCGGCTCCTGCTGTCCCCGTACGAGACCGACCTCCGGGCGGCCGAGGAGGACGAGTACGCCCTCGTCCTCCTGCACTGCGACGACCCCGAGGAAGGCGCCCGCCGGAGCCTGACCCACGAGGTGACCGTCACCGACACCTACGCGGCGTACCAGCGCCACCTCCACGAGCAGATCAACCGGCTCGTCAACGACGGCCGTTTCCCTATGTCGATCCGCATCGGCGACCGCCCGACCATCACCATTCAGGACGAGGTTCGCCGGCTCCTGGCACCCCTGCACCCGAGCGTGCCCAGCCGGGCCCTGGCAGGGGTGCACGTCACCGCGCTGGGCGGCATGTCGGAGAGCGGCAAGAGCACCGCCGGCGAGTACCTGCGTACGCACCACGGCCACGCTCGCCTCAAGATCGGGCACCTCATCGCGGACGCGGCCAGCCGGGCGGGGATCCCCGACCCCTACAGGCTGGGCTCCGTCGTGCAGGCCGAGCTGATCGTGGACGCGCTGGACCGGTTCTGCCAGGCTCACCACTTCCTCGACTCCGTCAGCATCGAGTCGCTGCACGACTTCGACTCGACCGCCGAACTCGCTCGGATGCTCGGCTCCCAGCTCACGATCGCCTACCTGGACGCTTCCGAGGCGACGCGCACACGGCGGGGCACCGCTGGGGCCCAGGACGTCGCCGACCGCGACGTCGTGAAGAGCGCGCGGGGTGCGGACAAGATCGCCTCCATCGCCCACGAGATCATTGGCAACGACGGGCCGCGCCTGGAACTGGAACGCCGGCTGGACCGCATCGCGCTCGACCGGCGCTGGCCGGAGCACCAACCCAGCACCATGCCGGTCAACGCGCTCGGACTCCCGGTCCACCTGGAGTCCTACCTGGCCGAGTTCCTCGACCGCACCACCGGACCGCAGCCGCTGGTCGACCTGCTGGCCGTCACTGGTAGCGGTGCCCGCGGCAAGTACCAGCACGGCTGGAGCGACCTCGACGTGTTCGTCGTCGCCGATGCCTCCTCCCTCGGCGGGATCCGCCAGGTTCTCGCGGAGCTGGAGGCCGAACTCGGCGGGGTCAAACTCGGCATGACCGTGCTGACTCGAGCCGAGTGCCGGGCTGGCGCCGTGACCTCCCGGCTCCTCCACGTCCTCGCCCTCATCGGCAGCGGGGCGCTGGTCCCGCTGTGGTCGGCCCCCGGCCTGGCCCTGCCGGCCCCGGACGCCGCCACCGATATCGACGTGAGCCTGCGCGACGGTATCCAGGCCGCCATCGAGATCCGCCGCCAGCTCCTCAAGGGAGCACCCGACCTCCGCGACCTCTACAAGGTCACCGCGCTGCTCGCGAAGATCCAGCTCCGCTTCAGCGGGATCGAGTGCCCCTCCGACAGCGACGCCCTCACCGTCCTCCTCGACGCCAAACGGCAGGACACGAGCGCGGTCACCACCGCCCGCACCGAGCGCCCCGCCGCCGAAGCGCTAGCGACCCTCGTCCTTCAGAGCTGGCTGGACACCCTTCCCGGGGAAAGGCGGTGA
- a CDS encoding HEPN-associated N-terminal domain-containing protein, which yields MEPVVHLGLAKRWMQQQIDQGWSFTSKHVCAGCVDDYALEAAISAAQDIDVECDFCGGSPAAELDVLLELFVEGVCREYGSADAEGVSYVTREGGYQWDVLDTWDVVHECGADVLVGDGLLEAVCGAMEDQCWVPVDFIAPRRDEALYNSWQRFCDAVQHRTRYVFWLQAEEELEHGEVSPARILEHVGEFVDRFGLVTELPAGTRVWRALTHPEPQVSWNARRLGTAPRELARQANRMSPAGIPMFYGAFDFDTALRETSVRGGEPWATAGEFEISHSCFVVDFTGVPSVPSMFDPDHAADRRTLIFLHSFIEALSKPARSLYEQIDYVPTQVVTEYLLHVFRPSARVAGLLYSSSLTGGVAAVLNVPHDRCVDSAGEVQEGEVESLRMILDPASLCTGPSFVVEP from the coding sequence ATGGAACCGGTGGTGCACTTGGGACTCGCCAAGCGATGGATGCAGCAGCAAATAGATCAAGGCTGGTCGTTTACCAGTAAGCATGTATGCGCTGGGTGCGTTGATGACTATGCCCTTGAAGCTGCGATCAGCGCCGCTCAGGATATCGATGTCGAGTGTGACTTCTGCGGGGGATCACCGGCGGCCGAGCTCGATGTGCTGCTGGAGTTGTTCGTGGAAGGCGTATGCCGTGAGTACGGTTCAGCCGACGCTGAGGGGGTGTCATACGTCACCCGCGAGGGCGGCTATCAGTGGGATGTGTTGGATACGTGGGATGTGGTGCACGAGTGCGGTGCTGATGTGCTGGTCGGCGATGGCCTTCTGGAAGCAGTATGTGGGGCCATGGAGGACCAGTGTTGGGTTCCCGTTGATTTCATCGCCCCACGGCGCGACGAGGCGCTATATAACAGCTGGCAGCGGTTCTGTGACGCGGTTCAGCATCGCACGCGGTACGTTTTCTGGCTGCAGGCGGAGGAAGAGCTTGAGCATGGAGAAGTTTCCCCAGCTCGAATTCTTGAACATGTCGGGGAATTTGTAGATCGATTTGGTTTGGTTACGGAGCTGCCTGCCGGTACTCGGGTTTGGCGGGCCTTGACGCACCCGGAGCCTCAGGTCAGTTGGAATGCGAGACGCCTGGGTACGGCACCGCGGGAGCTTGCGCGACAGGCTAATCGAATGAGCCCTGCTGGTATTCCCATGTTCTACGGGGCCTTCGATTTCGACACGGCTCTCAGGGAGACGTCGGTACGGGGTGGGGAGCCTTGGGCCACTGCAGGTGAATTTGAGATCTCTCACTCATGCTTCGTGGTTGACTTTACGGGTGTGCCATCGGTCCCCTCTATGTTCGACCCGGACCATGCGGCGGACCGACGAACTCTGATCTTCCTGCATTCTTTCATTGAGGCGCTGAGTAAGCCTGCGCGCTCCCTGTATGAGCAGATTGACTATGTGCCCACCCAGGTGGTCACCGAGTATCTGCTCCACGTGTTCCGCCCTAGCGCGAGGGTGGCCGGTCTTCTTTATTCGTCTTCTCTCACCGGTGGTGTTGCTGCAGTGCTGAATGTGCCTCACGATCGATGTGTGGACTCTGCTGGCGAGGTTCAAGAGGGGGAGGTCGAAAGCCTTAGAATGATCCTTGATCCTGCGTCACTTTGCACAGGCCCGTCTTTTGTTGTCGAGCCATGA
- a CDS encoding tetratricopeptide repeat protein produces the protein MERREFILASSGYALSALGLPDMDSITRRTKTASVGAVRVGQGEVAAVRHMVKALGDSASELGGGHARHLAVRYLTQDVAPWLEGRFTEATGRDLFAATSQLVHLAGWMAQDEGDTPELRGLAQRYYAHSFRLAAEASDPELSATALRGLAVQCVDLGYRAEAVQLGEACVDYGRHLDNPRAVAYYEATLANAAAQDDDRRMATKHLAMSEAAIGKPAAAGGDSWAAHYSPGRWAHESGMILSRLGDLDAAEEHLHLALDIHGLDRRRTRAIVLADLGGVRLRQGDVDGAMATWRDFLDCADGIRSVKVQAALQDMRVRLRRYSGVPEAQELRERAARIAD, from the coding sequence GTGGAACGTCGGGAGTTCATCCTCGCCTCCAGCGGATACGCCCTGTCCGCACTCGGCCTGCCCGACATGGACAGCATCACCCGCCGGACCAAGACCGCTTCCGTCGGCGCCGTCCGAGTCGGCCAGGGTGAGGTCGCGGCCGTGCGCCACATGGTCAAGGCCCTCGGCGACTCCGCCTCCGAACTCGGCGGCGGCCACGCCCGCCACCTGGCCGTCCGATACCTCACACAGGACGTCGCCCCCTGGCTGGAGGGACGCTTCACCGAGGCCACCGGCCGAGACCTGTTCGCCGCCACCTCCCAGCTCGTCCACCTCGCCGGCTGGATGGCCCAGGACGAAGGCGACACCCCCGAACTCCGCGGACTCGCCCAGCGCTACTACGCGCACTCATTCCGCCTGGCCGCCGAAGCCAGCGACCCAGAGCTGTCGGCGACCGCCCTCCGCGGCCTCGCCGTGCAGTGCGTCGACCTCGGTTACCGGGCCGAGGCAGTCCAGCTCGGCGAAGCCTGCGTGGACTACGGCCGCCACCTCGACAACCCGCGCGCCGTCGCCTACTACGAGGCCACCCTCGCCAACGCCGCCGCCCAGGACGACGACCGCCGCATGGCCACCAAGCACCTCGCCATGTCCGAGGCGGCCATCGGCAAGCCGGCAGCCGCGGGCGGAGACTCCTGGGCCGCGCACTACTCCCCCGGCCGCTGGGCCCACGAGTCCGGCATGATCCTCTCCCGCCTCGGCGACCTCGACGCCGCCGAGGAACACCTCCACCTCGCCCTGGACATCCACGGCCTCGACCGCCGCCGCACCCGAGCCATCGTCCTCGCCGACCTCGGAGGCGTCCGCCTCCGCCAAGGCGACGTCGACGGAGCCATGGCCACTTGGCGCGACTTCCTCGATTGCGCGGATGGCATCCGCTCAGTGAAGGTCCAGGCGGCCCTGCAGGACATGCGCGTCCGCCTGCGCCGATACAGCGGAGTCCCAGAGGCCCAGGAGCTCCGCGAGCGAGCAGCCCGTATCGCAGACTGA
- a CDS encoding SAV_6107 family HEPN domain-containing protein produces MLAKAREGLEVAGDLDDPLEQYAVLHLSALRAAAAVLAAMGRPERIPGRRPRIRSAWEMLPELAPELAEFAEYFAAAAPKRARAEAGIAEAVNAHDVADLRRVTTLFLRQVATLEAVKESLATRDTSSGNGTASMPRSS; encoded by the coding sequence ATGCTCGCGAAGGCCCGCGAAGGTCTGGAAGTTGCAGGTGACCTTGATGACCCTCTTGAGCAGTACGCGGTACTTCATCTTTCGGCGCTACGCGCGGCAGCAGCGGTACTCGCGGCCATGGGGCGACCGGAGAGGATCCCCGGACGTCGTCCGCGTATTCGAAGCGCCTGGGAGATGTTGCCCGAGCTTGCTCCCGAGCTCGCCGAGTTCGCCGAGTACTTCGCAGCGGCAGCCCCCAAGCGGGCTCGCGCCGAGGCAGGTATCGCCGAGGCCGTCAACGCCCACGACGTCGCAGACTTGCGGCGAGTCACCACGCTGTTCTTGCGACAGGTAGCAACACTCGAAGCGGTCAAGGAGTCTCTCGCAACCCGGGACACGAGCAGTGGGAATGGCACTGCAAGCATGCCTCGGAGCAGCTAG